A single region of the Nakaseomyces glabratus chromosome D, complete sequence genome encodes:
- the FIG4 gene encoding phosphatidylinositol-3,5-bisphosphate 5-phosphatase (CAGL0D02464g~Ortholog(s) have cytosol localization) gives MAGGYESYSDAGENLADVREDSPMKDVDDVTVAQKPRSSKFVLSKFTIYEAKDRMYVVGSNKRESMFRIMEIDLTVPCEELSLLEDNVFFTRNEVMDVLSRLEDASSDGLTKILTCDALLGFIRFTSCYYLVVVTKISQVAVIGGHSIYHIDGTELIPIMSKKTFKTPERSSPEARLMNIFKDLDLTKTFYFSFTYDITNTLQTNLLREKLKAIGRTDISIPYDIFGYNDMFMWNNNLLEPVLSCLESVYDWFQPIIHGFIDQVNVSVLGKSVYITLIARRSRFFAGARFLKRGVNNNGYVANEVETEQIVADMVLTAFHKSGMGYFDSNRYTSFVQHRGSIPLFWTQEASNLTAKPPIEITVRDPFFSAAAIHFDNLFQRYGGGRIDVLNLIKTKEKVPRETKLLKEYEECIKYLNSLIYDNNMISYTSWDMSRESKQDGQGVIEFLESYAIDTITSTGIFHNSKDFKGTKIQQGVCRTNCIDCLDRTNAAQFVIGKRALGVQLKSLGIIDDSFLEYDSDIVNILTELFHDLGDTIALQYGGSHLVNTMETYRKINQWKSHSRDMIESIKRFYSNSFMDAQRQDAVNLFLGNYVWKEDQPSLWEMNTDHYLHNDFGLEETKRSYTHWWNNHHVIKLGDLIRNEVTEKNNDISRANLIANIRGYPAAFDNYWNEYYTTKVVTWLHELFAYNMNSTRRYHQLKKYSGKDSSPFKSRKQSWINKKVKGSVIDSPIDLNSPEDRKLDVIKDEKCLRITSTDELLFGNYQLTSLVNKRNHIANLLHADEISLERATSTGYEDEHCCSTIEDRFEIERYGNNDNLYSVIDITTSIGYYKEIRVDFDYYTRLGQVDRYKELENYETYFDNHSWEPIM, from the coding sequence GTTTACCATATATGAGGCGAAGGATAGGATGTATGTGGTTGGGAGTAACAAGCGGGAGAGTATGTTCCGGATCATGGAGATTGATCTCACTGTACCATGCGAAGAGCTGAGTCTCTTAGAAGATAATGTTTTCTTCACTCGTAATGAGGTTATGGATGTGCTCTCTAGATTGGAGGAtgctagcagtgatggtctCACGAAAATACTGACGTGCGATGCTTTGCTCGGTTTTATAAGGTTTACATCTTGCTATTACTTAGTCGTGGTGACTAAGATAAGTCAGGTCGCGGTCATCGGAGGACATTCCATTTATCACATCGATGGAACAGAACTGATACCGATAATGAGTAAGAAAACATTTAAAACACCGGAGAGAAGCTCACCAGAAGCTAGACTaatgaatatttttaaagATTTAGACTTGACCAAGACTTTCTATTTCAGTTTCACATATGACATAACAAACACATTGCAGACAAATTTATTAAgggaaaaattgaaagcaATTGGCAGGACCGACATCAGTATACCTTACGACATATTTGGTTACAATGACATGTTTATGTGGAACAATAACCTGCTTGAACCAGTTTTGTCATGCCTTGAGAGCGTTTATGACTGGTTCCAGCCAATAATACATGGCTTCATCGATCAGGTCAACGTATCTGTTCTGGGGAAATCCGTGTACATCACTCTTATTGCAAGGAGGTCGAGATTCTTCGCGGGCGCTAGATTCTTGAAAAGAGGTGTAAATAATAATGGCTATGTGGCCAACGAAGTGGAAACCGAACAAATAGTGGCAGATATGGTACTAACTGCGTTTCACAAGTCAGGTATGGGTTATTTTGATAGTAATAGATATACCTCATTTGTGCAACATAGAGGATCTATTCCTTTGTTTTGGACACAGGAAGCCTCAAATTTAACTGCCAAACCTCCAATTGAAATTACTGTGAGAGATCCTTTTTTTAGTGCTGCCGCCATACATTTTGATAATCTATTTCAACGTTACGGCGGTGGACGGATTGACGTTCTCAACCTGATTAAGACGAAGGAAAAAGTGCCAAGAGAAACTAAACTGTTAAAAGAGTATGAGGAATGTATAAAATATCTGAACTCACTGatatatgataataatatgaTATCATATACCTCTTGGGATATGAGTAGAGAATCCAAACAAGATGGTCAAGGTgtcattgaatttttaGAAAGCTACGCTATTGATACCATAACATCCACTGGCATATTTCACAATAGCAAAGACTTCAAAGGTACGAAGATCCAACAAGGTGTATGCAGGACAAATTGTATTGATTGTCTAGATAGAACAAATGCAGCACAGTTTGTCATAGGCAAGAGGGCATTAGGAGTTCAATTGAAGTCTCTGGGAATAATTGATGATTCTTTTCTAGAATACGATTCTGATATAGTAAACATTCTAACAGAACTATTTCATGACCTGGGTGATACCATTGCTTTACAATATGGTGGATCGCATCTAGTGAATACAATGGAAACATATAGAAAGATTAATCAGTGGAAGTCCCATTCAAGGGATATGATTGAGAGTATTAAAAGATTCTATAGTAACTCATTCATGGATGCACAAAGACAAGATGCTGTTAATCTTTTTCTTGGCAATTATGTATGGAAGGAAGATCAACCGTCGCTTTGGGAAATGAACACAGATCATTATCTTCATAACGATTTTGGTCTTGAGGAGACGAAAAGAAGTTATACTCATTGGTGGAATAATCACCATGTCATTAAACTAGGAGATCTGATACGTAATGAGGTAACCgaaaagaataatgatATTTCAAGAGCAAATTTGATAGCAAATATAAGAGGTTATCCAGCTGCTTTTGATAATTATTGGAATGAATACTACACGACCAAGGTAGTTACTTGGCTCCATGAACTTTTTGCATACAACATGAATTCTACTAGGCGATATCATCAGCTTAAGAAATATTCAGGAAAGGATTCTTCGCCATTCAAATCTCGAAAACAGAGTTGGATTAACAAAAAGGTGAAAGGCAGTGTTATTGATAGCCCCATAGATCTTAATTCACCTGAAGATCGAAAGCTTGATGTGATTAAAGATGAGAAATGTTTAAGGATAACATCTACTGATGAACTGCTCTTTGGTAACTATCAACTGACTAGCTTAGTcaataaaagaaatcacATTGCAAATTTACTACATGCAGATGAAATATCATTAGAAAGAGCTACTTCTACCGGCTACGAGGATGAGCATTGTTGCTCAACTATTGAAGACAggtttgaaattgaaagatatGGTAATAATGACAACCTTTATTCAGTTATTGATATCACCACCTCCATCGGATATTATAAAGAAATTAGAGtagattttgattattataCACGTCTAGGACAAGTTGATAGATACAAGGAGCTTGAGAACTACGAAAcatattttgataatcATAGCTGGGAGCCTATTATGTAA
- a CDS encoding uncharacterized protein (CAGL0D02486g~Has domain(s) with predicted RNA polymerase II transcription factor activity, sequence-specific DNA binding, zinc ion binding activity, role in regulation of transcription, DNA-templated and nucleus localization), giving the protein MQSKNGVKRPRPSHVCDNCKRRKQKCDKNRPSCRRCLKLNQTCVYPDSNGSNVSNISPVSDSSIIDDIKNSNDGNSSLIHAVNNQEGKIMYDKNRHFSINSMLDHRSNHSQYLGNNIRTTDSGTSENPSTENKERTKELEFSSTMNTTEKNYSENIANMLTNSSAYQPINEITPESLSASGRKSLECNGETAYDSILAENDLDDMILELFNPNNMIVVYGNMTYIDSPFALHTLAQLDAFARALCGALHGNTMIELHSKLLLCPQANNYAEMLSQLQPPSPVAELNSELSTLPYIKQSIIKWVESSEKNQYCAIAIGLSHKTVSLDETMSPQLYAGLQLLVYDIENKFTTVVETEYILKNFFENIYPFYPFMELCSFKSNLNKICETSENGRYKFNIISKNNTQSDFETFCLFNVVLAISFRQLMVESDVTFLKSKDVESVIKNLYSNSQKLLIMLDTYKNTNESSFCCELYAFLLSYLEPNAELTCLTHEKIGRLKSLNEIALTLGLHHNPSKYTRYFNELEPDPKILKFRRKLWLGLNTLKMEILIPNGVANRLDIDYMNAFISPERSLAKILQNDFHSIGEIDASILQRYDNKYQLQLILNELVISCTPVSNNVHFGEVVQNLKRAKNFLIANFSITDCEMLEDQTLLYKVDPNIEINLKSTKNVELIINYINGYTCIMCVYFVLATKFEELSRQDWRKYEKYYHKFLIEAIESNVKLDTLVMGYLEGKYAKFIDTKHRYVLDRIVSNLVIKLWTLKSCFLTRFSYKRYVTERLERKYRAEKMAYPEANLLPVLIRIINLLNVQMYRSVELLRSNISAEYYTRSYCSPMFQYIVNIIEKGKLVEVVNKFWDRTFEAANVPSLLLKSVNMKWGLDMKNPQIIKYHLISPEGLQCMNKKLLEGIENVLNVHLVDCRDCEAIWDSNEVADTASTESGNFDQFFETNFDLFLGAFNNSLGDFPKITFD; this is encoded by the coding sequence atgcAATCGAAAAATGGAGTCAAGAGGCCGAGACCTTCACATGTGTGTGACAACTGTAAGCGTAGGAAACAGAAATGTGATAAGAATAGACCTAGCTGCCGAAGATGCTTGAAACTGAATCAAACATGTGTCTATCCTGACTCAAATGGATCAAACGTGTCAAACATATCGCCAGTATCTGATAGTTCGATAATAGatgatattaaaaataGCAATGATGGTAACAGCAGTTTGATACATGCAGTGAATAATCAGGAGGGTAAAATAATGTACGATAAGAATAGGCATTTTAGCATTAATTCCATGCTCGACCATAGATCAAATCACTCACAATATCTTGGAAACAACATTAGGACTACAGATAGCGGAACCAGTGAGAATCCATCaacagaaaataaagaaagaacaaaggAATTGGAATTTTCCAGCACAATGAACACAACAGAAAAGAATTACTCCGAGAATATTGCTAATATGTTAACAAACTCAAGTGCATATCAGCCAATTAATGAGATTACGCCAGAGAGTCTTTCAGCAAGTGGAAGAAAATCGCTAGAATGTAATGGAGAGACTGCATATGATAGCATATTGGCTGAAAACGATCTGGATGATATGATATTAGAGCTATTCAACCCCAACAACATGATAGTTGTATATGGTAATATGACATACATTGATTCACCATTTGCCCTTCATACTCTAGCACAACTAGATGCATTTGCAAGAGCTTTATGTGGAGCACTTCATGGTAATACAATGATAGAACTACATAGCAAGCTCTTGTTGTGCCCACAAGCTAATAACTATGCCGAGATGTTATCACAATTACAACCTCCATCTCCTGTTGCAGAGTTGAATTCAGAACTGAGTACGCTGCCTTATATTAAACAATCTATTATAAAGTGGGTTGAATCATCTgagaaaaatcaatattGTGCTATAGCCATTGGACTGTCTCATAAAACGGTTAGTTTGGATGAAACCATGTCTCCTCAATTGTATGCAGGTCTACAATTACTAGTCTATGacattgaaaataaattcaCTACAGTGGTTGAAACTGAGTATATcttaaaaaatttctttgagAATATTTACCCTTTTTATCCATTCATGGAGCTTTGCAGCTTTAAAAGTAACctgaataaaatatgtgAGACGAGTGAGAACGGTAGATATAAATTCAATatcatatcaaaaaataacacACAATCAGACTTTGAGACATTTTGCTTGTTCAATGTTGTGCTAGCAATATCTTTTAGGCAGCTAATGGTTGAGTCAGATGTTACTTTTCTAAAATCTAAGGATGTAGAGAGTGTCATTAAAAACCTTTATTCCAATTCTCAAAAGCTGTTAATAATGTTAGACACATATAAAAATACGAATGAATCGAGTTTCTGTTGCGAATTGTACGCCTTCCTATTGAGCTACCTTGAGCCAAATGCAGAATTGACATGTCTGACGCATGAAAAAATAGGCCGACTAAAAAGTTTAAATGAGATTGCTCTGACTTTGGGTTTGCATCATAACCCATCGAAATACACAAGATATTTCAACGAATTAGAACCTGAcccaaaaattttgaagtttAGGAGGAAGTTGTGGCTTGGTTTAAACACGCtaaaaatggaaatatTAATACCAAATGGGGTGGCCAATAGACTTGACATAGACTATATGAATGCATTCATATCACCTGAAAGAAGCTTGGCAaaaattttacaaaatgaTTTTCACTCTATTGGGGAAATTGATGCCAGCATACTACAGCGCtatgataataaatatcAACTGcaattaattttaaatGAATTGGTTATTAGTTGTACACCAGTTAGTAATAATGTCCATTTCGGGGAAGTTGTACAAAATCTGAAAAGAGCTaagaattttttaattgctaatttttcaataacagACTGTGAAATGTTAGAAGACCAAACACTATTATACAAAGTAGATCCTAACATAGAAATTAATCTCAAGTCGACAAAAAATGTAGAGTTgattattaattatatCAATGGCTATACGTGCATCATGTGTGTTTATTTTGTCTTAGCTACGAAATTTGAGGAATTGAGTAGACAAGACTGGAGAAAGTATGAAAAGTACTATCACAAATTTTTAATAGAGGCGATTGAATCCAATGTCAAACTGGATACCCTAGTAATGGGTTATCTTGAAGGCAAATATGCTAAGTTCATTGACACTAAGCATAGATACGTGCTAGATAGAATTGTATCAAATTTAGTGATTAAGTTATGGACTTTGAAAAGTTGTTTTTTGACAAGATTTTCTTACAAACGTTATGTCACTGAACGCTTAGAGCGCAAATATAGAGCAGAAAAAATGGCATATCCTGAAGCAAATCTATTGCCAGTACTCATTAGAATAATCAATTTATTAAATGTCCAAATGTACAGATCAGTTGAACTACTCAGGTCTAATATATCTGCAGAATATTATACACGTTCTTATTGTTCTCCCATGTTTCAATACATCGTCAATATAATTGAGAAAGGAAAACTAGTTGAAGTGGTGAATAAGTTTTGGGATAGAACTTTCGAAGCTGCAAATGTGCCTTCATTACTTTTAAAAAGTGTGAATATGAAGTGGGGCCTTGACATGAAGAATCcacaaataataaagtACCATTTAATAAGCCCTGAAGGGCTACAGTGTATGAATAAGAAACTTCTAGAAGGTATTGAAAATGTATTAAATGTACATTTAGTGGATTGTCGTGACTGTGAGGCCATATGGGATTCCAATGAAGTTGCAGATACAGCCTCCACCGAAAGTGGAAACTTTGATCAGTTTTTTGAAACCAACTTTGATTTATTCTTGGGTGCTTTTAACAACTCCCTGGGGGattttccaaaaataaCATTTGACTAA
- the PFA3 gene encoding palmitoyltransferase PFA3 (CAGL0D02508g~Ortholog(s) have Golgi apparatus, endoplasmic reticulum localization), producing MVALYTYAKLIYVGPGTTKEYSILRVYDLNAAESGFELPPEMLVKRSYTQKRNGRFRVCKSCSSWKPDRCHHCSTCNVCVLKMDHHCPWFAGCVGYRNQKFFIQFLIYCTVYSILVLILSSMEIYTWFKGEFFEVELINFTLLSLWLLALVVSISITIFTVFSISQVCQNQTTIELYSLRRYNEEVAFLNEFSNEPIKGTINIFDLGKKLINWEEVMGYSLIEWALPISRRPSSLDLEGSHSHGLFFNVNKNVSKTMNESVDLQDRLLRRLTPRSSLDVDRSNFV from the coding sequence ATGGTTGCTTTGTATACTTATGCAAAGCTCATATATGTTGGACCTGGTACGACAAAGGAGTATTCGATATTGAGAGTATATGACTTGAACGCAGCAGAGAGTGGATTTGAGTTACCACCAGAAATGCTGGTGAAAAGAAGTTATACACAAAAGAGAAATGGTAGATTTAGGGTTTGTAAGAGCTGTAGTAGTTGGAAACCGGATAGATGCCATCACTGTTCAACTTGTAATGTATGTGTTCTAAAAATGGATCACCATTGTCCGTGGTTTGCGGGATGCGTTGGTTATAGAAATCAAAAGTTTTTTATCCAATTCTTGATATATTGTACTGTTTACAGTATATTAGTGCTGATATTAAGTTCTATGGAAATTTATACATGGTTTAAAGGAGAGTTCTTTGAGGTAGAACTCATAAACTTTACTTTACTATCTCTATGGTTACTGGCTCTTGTTGTTTCGATATCTATAACAATATTCACAGTATTCAGTATTAGTCAAGTGTGCCAAAATCAGACCACAATTGAATTATACAGTTTGAGGAGATACAACGAAGAGGTCGCATTTTTAAATGAATTTTCTAATGAACCGATAAAGGGAAcaatcaatatatttgatcttgGGAAGAAGCTGATAAACTGGGAAGAAGTTATGGGGTATTCTCTCATTGAGTGGGCCTTGCCAATTTCACGGAGACCTTCTTCACTCGATCTTGAGGGATCTCATAGTCATGGATTGTTCTTCAATGTCAATAAAAACGTTAGTAAAACTATGAATGAGAGTGTAGATTTGCAGGATAGGTTACTCCGTCGACTGACTCCGAGATCTTCGCTTGATGTAGATAGATCAAATTTTGTCTAA
- the EGT2 gene encoding Egt2p (CAGL0D02530g~Putative endoglucanase; glycoside hydrolase; predicted GPI-anchor), producing the protein MKFTTTFLLTFMSISTSIFANAQKGFLTDIQVFDTHSGSNNSTDPSHWFLIQGQVFVPQDAKNSIPFTVPDEFDSFPSGDFPLSYNSKIIGSINKADDSNNFDIQLVDSNILQNVSTTFNFLCKLSSKGLSEIRSPGSVSYTFTNGDNVEFVRNINYLATDPTKINTNGGIYQTNNTAWFTLDIPISQFKRPIRIQSTPSVPNAYQFDASKTTFKVVTKLNKFNQPLATVPLTAVHDYSTNSKIDVLFNSSFSGGEYVRITYYSSQLYSKTISNNLNISYPANDLSKRDVVDPSEININTNLYAAPLDNLSHINVSTPNPDVSKNSTMTPLPAYTNGTASNVTKSLEVIPTYSLDHSTVSAIVSEYGVWIPVSTLNGTTSSKMMIQSKIVRNDTTTSTPTATPTSRPDEFTNSTSSSSSIMYHNSTITTISSSQTDYSSAATSSSISSSTSKFTNTTTTQSLKQTVTKTVCPTCEKADNETQLSTIASVYQSTISEQLSEYEFLEAASTIQSTKQTSSTKASTSSKVKSTELSVSEQVYYSTKPASKSVYGDLEAVSTLSSKSSNSVAHSVEVSASKSLSTKSAVVTDIGVLEPVSTLKSSSSPKPTNNIVSGKVETTSTAPAIISLYTSVQASTLSTVHPGNTTTSHVVSIYQGGSSSLTIQFSTIIIGFIALLL; encoded by the coding sequence ATGAAATTTACAACTACATTTCTGCTCACTTTTATGAGCATTAGTACATCTATATTTGCCAATGCGCAAAAAGGCTTTCTAACCGATATACAAGTATTCGATACACACTCCGGCTCAAACAACAGCACAGACCCTAGTCATTGGTTTTTGATTCAAGGTCAAGTGTTTGTCCCTCAAGATGCTAAAAATTCCATTCCATTCACAGTTCCTGATGAGTTTgattcttttccttctggTGATTTTCCATTGTCTTATAACTCCAAGATAATTGGTTCCATTAACAAAGCCGACGACTCCAACAATTTTGACATTCAATTGGTTGACAGCAACATTTTGCAAAATGTTAGTACcactttcaatttcttatGTAAGCTTTCTTCAAAGGGTTTGTCAGAAATAAGAAGTCCCGGTTCTGTATCTTACACTTTTACCAATGGCGACAATGTCGAGTTTGTTCGTAACATCAACTACTTAGCAACAGATCCAACCAAAATTAACACAAATGGTGGCATTTACCAAACTAACAACACTGCTTGGTTTACTCTTGATATTCCAATCTCTCAGTTTAAAAGACCTATCAGAATTCAATCTACGCCCTCTGTTCCCAACGCTTATCAATTCGATGCTTCAAAGACCACCTTCAAAGTTGTTACCAAACTGAACAAATTTAACCAACCTTTGGCAACTGTGCCATTGACTGCTGTACACGACTACTCCACCAACTCTAAAATCGACGTCCTATTTAACTCTAGTTTCAGTGGTGGAGAGTATGTGAGAATCACTTACTATTCTTCTCAACTATATTCAAAGACTATTTCCAACAACCTGAATATTAGTTATCCAGCAAATGACCTATCTAAGAGAGATGTTGTTGACCCATCGGAAATTAACATCAATACAAACTTATACGCAGCTCCATTAGACAATCTTTCTCACATCAATGTTTCGACTCCAAATCCTGATGTTTCTAAGAACTCAACCATGACACCATTGCCAGCATACACTAATGGTACAGCATCCAATGTTACTAAATCACTTGAAGTTATCCCAACATACAGTCTAGACCATTCTACTGTTTCAGCTATTGTTAGTGAGTATGGTGTATGGATTCCAGTTTCAACTCTAAATGGTACAACGAGCtcaaagatgatgatacaATCGAAGATTGTTAGAAATGATACCACCACCTCAACTCCAACTGCTACGCCAACTTCTAGACCGGATGAATTTACAAACtcaacatcatcatcatcatctataATGTACCACAACTCAACAATTACGACTATTTCAAGCAGTCAAACGGACTATTCCAGCGCAGCCACATCCTCCTCTATCTCTAGCAGTACTTCCAAATTTACAAACACTACAACCACACAATCCTTGAAACAAACAGTAACCAAAACTGTGTGCCCTACTTGCGAAAAAGCAGATAACGAAACACAACTTTCAACAATTGCAAGTGTTTATCAAAGCACCATTTCTGAGCAATTGAGCGAATACGAATTCTTGGAAGCTGCTTCAACTATTCAATCCACAAAGCAGACTTCTAGCACAAAAGCATCTACATCCTCTAAGGTAAAATCAACAGAACTGAGTGTTTCTGAGCAAGTATACTATAGTACCAAGCCGGCATCTAAATCGGTGTATGGTGATCTTGAAGCTGTGAGCACATTATCCtcaaaatcttcaaattcTGTTGCCCATTCTGTTGAAGTATCAGCTAGCAAATCTTTGAGTACTAAATCTGCTGTTGTAACTGATATTGGTGTTCTGGAGCCAGTTTCTACTTTGAAATCCAGCTCCTCACCTAAACCAACGAACAATATTGTGTCTGGTAAAGTAGAAACAACCTCCACTGCACCAGCCATAATTTCCCTATACACTTCTGTTCAAGCATCAACGTTATCAACAGTACATCCAGGCAATACAACGACTTCTCATGTTGTAAGTATCTACCAAGGCGGATCATCAAGCTTGACTATTCAGTTCTCAACTATAATCATTGGCTTCATCGCTCTCCTGCTATGA
- the MDJ2 gene encoding Mdj2p (CAGL0D02552g~Protein of unknown function): MVLPIIIGVGVTLVAWTTQSALRAWQIYRTLTPGMIAAMNGIKLTNFRSKYASKFHSDRLNPGLKMQLNKWEGGFYHPMSESEALMILNITQKEIMSLNAPLLKKKHRLAMLKNHPDKGGSPYLSAKINEAKELLEKSVLTRK, encoded by the coding sequence ATGGTTCTCCCGATAATAATTGGAGTTGGTGTAACGCTGGTAGCATGGACCACCCAATCGGCTCTCCGAGCTTGGCAGATCTATAGAACTCTTACTCCAGGCATGATAGCAGCTATGAATGGGATCAAACTAACAAATTTTCGCTCGAAATACGCATCAAAATTTCACAGTGACAGGTTAAACCCGGGGCTGAAAATGCAACTAAACAAATGGGAAGGAGGATTTTATCATCCAATGTCAGAATCAGAGGCTTTAATGATACTAAATATTactcaaaaagaaattatgAGTTTGAATGCTCCATTACTAAAGAAAAAGCATAGGCTAGCAATGCTTAAAAATCACCCAGATAAAGGTGGAAGTCCATATTTATCAGCAAAAATCAATGAAGCAAAGGAATTATTAGAAAAAAGTGTACTAACTAGGAAATAA